One part of the Trichoplusia ni isolate ovarian cell line Hi5 chromosome 2, tn1, whole genome shotgun sequence genome encodes these proteins:
- the LOC113505730 gene encoding ecdysone receptor-like isoform X2, translating into MDLKHEVAYRGVLPVKAEPGVSHNGHQANGHVRDWMAGGAGAGSPSPGPPAQPQPNGYSSPLSSGSYGPYSPNGKIGKDQH; encoded by the exons ATGGACCTGAAGCACGAGGTGGCGTACCGCGGCGTGCTGCCTGTGAAGGCGGAGCCCGGCGTCAGCCACAACGGGCACCAGGCCAACGGGCACGTGCGCGACTGgatggcgggcggcgcgggcgcagggtCGCCGTCGCCGGGCCCGCCGGCGCAGCCGCAGCCTAATGGGTACTCCTCGCCGCTGTCCTCCGGCAGCTACGGACCTTACAGTCCCAATGGAAAAATAG GTAAGGATCAGCATTAA